CTTTTCATTCAAACTAGATGTACGATCACAgtgtacaaaaaatacactccCAAACAagtgataattattttcattgtactattaagaataaaaagaaattaatccaCGCTAATATAACTTAAACCTCAAATTACTACAATTTACAACTGTTTGATAACAATTAAAAGAATACTAGCATTTTTTTAACGTATTTATAGTATTATGTAGGGGTTTACAACTAGCGGCCAACGTAACCAGTACATTCATTCTCTGGTGGAATTGTTCTGATCATTTACTGAACATTCCATTTCCCGTCAAAGTTTATTCATTGACTTCAACTTGGACagcaagaagtaaaaaaagaaaagtttcaacAGCTCAAAAGCTTTAATGCAAGATTTAGTTCGTTCGATGGGTATTTTTGTAACATTGTATTGTTCCAAATATTATGAGAAGGTTGACTGTATTTTAAACGAAATCTCTTAAAATCTTAACTGACCCATGCCACCGATACTACCCAGCTGTAAAAAGCCTAGATCAAATATGTAAGATGTAAGATAAATGAATTCATTTGAGATAAGCGATGGTTCACAGTGAGTCTATTTCCTTCAGACAGCGTAAAACGAACGTAATTATATTATCGTCTTTTGCAGCCGAATCCGGTTTGTCCCATTAACAACGAGCTCTCTTTTGACACACTGTGCTGTGGTGGAAAGTGAACCAACCACTAATGGTCACCGTGGTTGATTACATCAGCGCATCAACGCTTGGCGGTGTGGAATCTTCGGCAACTTGATCATAGGACATGTTGTCCATTGCGACGACCAACTGTAGCATAAGGTATGTACAGGGAACTTGTAATTTCTTCACTTCTCTTTTTAAGGTATCGTTCAAATACGTAGGAATATCTATAAGGGTCAATAACCAGTTTGTGGTGCGCTTCTGAAAGCGGCGGTAAAATATGTCTGTTATCGAGCGTTTGTATTTGTAAcggaataaagaaaaagaatcgTCGATACTCTCTAGtgagaaacattaaaaatagtctaaaagaatcattcattttcctttacaaaaaaacccttttctaACCGTCGAAAAGAAAGCATTCGGACAAGTAAAACTACCAAAACAATTATATCGACCCAGCAAAAAATATGACGCAAATACACGACACAGCCGCTTTTCTCGTACGAAAAACACACTATAAATATAGCAGCATGACCATCAGGCGGTAGCATCAATTCGGCGCACGGTATCCCATCCCATCTCATCAAGGATACCGTGGCAAACGTTTTCCCGCCCGAAAACGGCACCGACCAAAATGTTTACCAATACAAAACCTCTCGAGCGGTTGACGGTTGAGAAGTTTCCCCCGCAGAGAGGCACTGGCCGTTGCGCGGCCAGTGTACGTGTATGATAATGTTGTGTACGCAGCTGAAAACAAGCCGACAGTCTCTCTGTTCCCTTTGCCTTGTTCTCATCTCGTTTCAAAATATCGCATATTTTTGGTCCCTTTTCCACTCAGCTGTGCTAACATATAAAGACTTTTCCGACCTACACACAAGGTCAAATGTGAGTTTATCCTTTTGCCGGAGGGAggcaaaactaaacaaattcGTCATGTTCGTCGTCCAAGAGAGTGGACGGAGAGAAATTTCATCCTATACGTTTCAGGTTCTGTCGTAAGgatgacatttttttatgtagtgGAAATTCGTAAATGCGCATTACCGATACCGTGAGGGCAACGTTTATTCTAAGAAAGGCGCATTTCTCTCCTGGCCATCATTCGCTTACCCGAGCCTCGCTGAAGTCATAGTCCGGCTCGAACGCTGCATTGAGCGTCGCAATCAGATAGAAGAGTGTCTTGCGCGAAATCGTATCGCACAGTGTGACACCCTCATCGCCGGACAGGCTGCTGCGAAGGATCTGCGGCGACATGTCCTGCAGCGTTTGCGGTGGCGATAGGGCCTGCAGATCGGTCGGCGACTGTTCCGAGGTGAAACGTTTGTACAGTGCCTTATCGTTTCCCGCCATCTTGCACGAGTATGACTCGATCCGGCCGTAAATCGTGCTGTCCCCGGTCTGGATGTGCAGCTTGTTGTTGACCGCCTCGAACCGTGTACTTTCGAGGAGTTTCATCTTGTCCGAATAAGGGGGTTTAATAAGTGCTAAAAGAGAAGATTATCAAACTCGTTCGTCGTTGTCGCGTCTTCCTCTCGTGTATACGCGGATTTCTtggatgcctttttttttattccgttgTTGTTGAACAATATTTCCTTCGATATTTGTTGCGTGTGAATACTCCACAGTACACTTCGATGCTAAGagagaatgatgttttgttctcgctttgtttttcactCTGCTAAGCGTTGCTAAATAAGCGTGCACTGGCTtctgttgtttgctttactcgttgttgttgtagtttcACCAAACCAATTATTAAACGATGCCTTATTTATGGTTGCTTACAAGCTACAGTGTTTCCTTAAAATCTGGCCAAATTGGCTACAGCGCTAGAAAAAGGGTCAGAATGTCCACCCCTTCTTAGTACAGTGGCACCAGCGGCAGCGGGCTCACTGCGAAACAACTCCGGCACGGGGCGGCTGAGTATTTGACCATCTTGGGCGATCTTATCAGGCCGTGGTTGATCTTGACGGCGATTCTGAACATGGTGGTCGGGTGAACGCAGAGCTTCTTCTTGAACAGTTTCGCGCTCGCGacctgctgctgatgctggtggtggtgtcgaTGAATACGGCTACTAATAtggatgctgttgctggtgacGGGGgcgacggcgacgacgacggaAGCAACCGGTTGCGGGCACATTTAAGCACGGAGAAAGCGTGTCTTGCCCTTGCCGGCTGTAGTGGAGGCAAGTAGTGTATCTTAAAGTTTTGCAGGACGACGGTGTTTGATACACCTTGAAGTAGCTTTTCGCTTAATCCCTTGTTCCAACGCAACGTACCAGAGTTCAGGGAGAGTCCGAATCGAACGTAACGATACCTTccgcacaccaaaattgtgacGAAAGGCAGATGAGAccaacaagaaaaacacacttaTAAACAGCACTGCGTCAAGCTGCGCCTGTGTGTTGGTGGTCACGTAGATGACGCACACGTTTCACGCACACTATGATATTGTAGAAACGGCTTCGACCCGTTTCGTTTGTACACAAGagggcttcttcttcttggaaGGGTCGGAAGTTTTTCTCCGTATTCGTTGAACCTTTCTTTGTTTACGGTCAAATCATCAATTCCACACAATCCGCTGAGGACGCTTATAATTTTgtgcacaaaacacacactcaaacttGCTGTTTGTAGAATTCTGAGGCCAAGAATTATAGCACTTTCGAGGATGAACTCCTTGTTTGACCTTCAGCACTTGATAGAATCAAGGTTGATGCTGCCCTCCAGTGTCGGTTGATAAATCACGTACTCACTCACGCTCCCAAACAAGGGACAGGAATATTTGGTGTCGTGTGACACACACTTTGCAACACACGTTTCACTGGATGCGAAAAAAATTTAACGCATTTTCTTCGAAAGCAAGCGGGCCACTCCGGCTCAAGTAAATCACAgtccaacgaaacgaaactttACGCACTCGCAACTACACAATACGCACACggagacacacatacacacaggacagattttctttatgttttcgCTTGCTCACTTGTCCGCTGACGCTGTACGGTGGATTCGGAATGTAATTGAACTTAAAATACGCACCATTTGCCGTAGCGCATCTACACTTTCGGTTCAGTTTTCTTCTACTCGAGCGCGCTCACAGCAAGATGAGGAAAATTGTAACCCTTCTGCAACCGCACACACCAGGCTACAAATAGCTGCCTAAAGAAGACTTgtatttttccatcattttcgCTTCTTTACTGGGTCACCGGGGACGGGTCGGAAGAGACAACGCTGGTCGCGGGAGACGCGCTTGTTGCTAAACGCACTATTGGGTTGTTttcgatcgaatcgatcgacGTGGGGTTACGGGAGGGTTTCCGTGATTTTTGGGACGCGTTTATCCTATAACCACAAACACAATCTTTGTTAATTGAAACGATTTTGAGACACTGGTGATCTGGTGATTAGCTTTCACTGTTGTTTGATCGCACACGAATTTTCTCGCTGGCAAGTTCTACGCAAAGTGTATGTCAGGAAGGTTACCAATTGCTACGGTAGGGCAACCAGCAGGAAAAGGTTATTTCGTACCGTTCGAGAGAGTTGAACGAATTCAGAAAACGAACGTTTcagaacaaacataaaactgtACAGCGGAATTCTTGAATTTCATACGTTCCCATATATTTTGCGATGGGATTGCAATTATAAAATgtagttaaaacaaaattaaaaatgaaaaatattagtTTTTCTTACGCACGAATTCTTATAATTTATCAATCGACACTCGTTTACGTTCAGTGAggaataatgttttatttgctgaaGAGCCGTTTCcatggtttattttctttcgttgtcAGAGAGTTTATAACTCATAGTTGAAGACTGCTACGTGATGCGGTGAAACGATACGTACTGTGCTGAAAACTGCGTAAATCGTTCCGTTTCGGGTAAAATATCACCGAAATGTGGTAAGTCGGAGTGAAATGTGAAGGCGAAATGTTAATTTGTAGTTCACAAATTCTTTCGGATTACCACGAAAGCTGTAAATGTGTGTAATCGATGTGGATTCTGAGCAGATGGTCAGCAGCTGGTTCTGGCTGTGTAGTGATGGGCACTTGGAACTTTGGATTACTGTTAAATTGGCAACACTGAAAGTGCCGTATCAAGTGTGTTCGGATATCTTTATTCTATCAAAccatgtttttattaattgctaaaacatactttttttccacataaactatgtaaaaattgttcaatttaaCGCTAAATCCCATATTCTATGGTTATTTTTTCTGGTACTGCATTAGCGCTTCATTCACACTGCCGGAGCACTAGATAAGCGCTGCATTAGTGCTGCAGAGGCGCTGCTCTTTAGATTAGATTAGATTAGATTTGCTTTAGTGTGTTACAAATGCGCTTCATTGGCGCTGCATTAGAGCTGCATTAGGGCTGCAGGAGCGTTAGCTCTATAGGAGCGCCGTATTAGAGCTGCATTTGCACTGCAGGAGTGTTTCACACAAGaaagatataaaaattaaaatgtatcaaaCATCTTGCATGCTgctttgttgttatttttcggAACCcactaattttaaatattcataaaaataGAAACTCATGTTTTTCTCATTGTATTTACTCTATCGAAAACGCCAGGgccgtttgttttgcatacacAAGCACTATCAATGCTAAATTTCATATCATTCATATTCTTTACAACTCTACTTTTGCCGATACCCAATACCATACGGCACAAAGAACAATACCTCGCGCTACACTCCCTACACAGATCACAATCAACTCAACCAGACCTCTTCTAATGCAATGCGGAACACGATCGCGCGGAGTCTGGAACACGGAAGAGCGGGAcatggaaagcaaaataaaaagaaaaccgccGATCGAAACCACGATTGCGATCGAACATCCACACTTTCAGCGATGGTGGCGCTTGCCGTTGTGAaacaccacgcacacacacttaccCGCGCTAAACCGTCTCAAACACCGGCAATCATTCACGCGCTCGCTGTTAGTTTTTCTGCAGCATCCAACGGTGTAGGATCGCGTCGTCGCGGTCAGAGCTTACGAGCGCATAATTACGCGGCatctttcgtgtgtgtgtgtgtgtggtgtccCCGGTTCGTTCGAAAGATCGGATGGTAGGTGATAGTTCAATTCTGGAAGGTGATTTTTTCGGAACTCGCAATGATCCTTGCCGACGATAAGAGATGCACTGGCGCGTCTCGGCGTTGAAAGGTTGTGTCTCTCGATCGCTAAATTTATATTCTTTGCTCCCGAAGGgggctcttttttttctcgcacaTCGTGTACCGCTTTAACGAACTGTTTACAATTTGGCGACCACCCGCAACGATCTGGACATGAGAATTTTGGCGATACAACGAAGGGTTGGAAATGGGGCAACGAAGTGCCTAATGTAACGGAAAATTCGCCCAGACTGAAATTTTCGTAGTGCGGTGTGCAACGTGAACCGCGTGCTGTTCACCCAAAACCCATCGGATGGGATACTTTCGCCCCGTCaacaggaaggaaaatgtgtgtATCTTCTACGGATGACCCTTTTTTGATTGGACTCGAACGTGCCTCCGCCAGTTGACACCGATCGAGAACGGCGCGAAGTGCGTAATAAATAAACGTGTGCAATTGAGCAGTTGCAGTGGGAGCTCCACGCCACGATTGAATTTCTTGTGTATCGGTTACGGACAATTAGTGTCGCGTACGCATACACACGTACTACGCGTGTTTCGATCACCATTCGCAAGCAATctggtgatggttttttgcCTGGTGGTGCTTAAATGGCCCCATTCATCCTCTGTTGAGTTGTTGGGCAAAGGCACACACAACTAGAATGGACCCCTTGGCATGTGGTCTTTTGGATATTGAAATTCCACATATCACATTCCGACCGTTTTCCCTTCCCGTTGTTTTCGCATTCTAATTTTTTTACTGGGGAgttaatattgtttatttttaaacttgcCCACTATTCGATCGTACCGGCGGCTAAGAATCAAACGCATGATTTTCCCATATATTTCCAATAGCAATTGGTGACGTTGGGTGGAGTTTGGTTCAACCAAACCCCCATAGTGGCAAGGTGacattttttcctttcgatcGGTTCGAGCGCATTCTTGTGACAGGACAGATTAATTGAGCACGATTAATCATGCACGCATTACGAaaataccgaaaaaaaacccccaaaaaacacCCCGGTGGAACGGTGCCGGGATTTCCCACAAATGTCGAATTGGTTTGGCAATGGCGACGCATGGTCTTTTACGATCGACGCTCGACGCTCACTTGTGGCTTTATTGTGCTGTTGCCTTgggaagaaacgaaaacacacattaaacaGAGCAGTGCGGTGGTCTACACCCCCGGTGCCATATGGGGACACACGGTTTCTCTCTcacagtgtgttttttttttgtgtagttgTTGCTATTTTGATCGCCATGTCGTATCGTTAATTGACCATATGTCACCGTCGTGGCACAAGGTTCAGAATGGTTGGCCATTCTTTTAGATCGATTAAAGCGGAGATGGAAGATCGGCGATCTTCATTGATTCCTCCCCAATTACTGACCTCAGCAAGCGATCCCGATTTGTGTACCGGGTTTCGCTAAGCTTAATCTATATCCGGCGGTCAAC
This Anopheles marshallii chromosome 3, idAnoMarsDA_429_01, whole genome shotgun sequence DNA region includes the following protein-coding sequences:
- the LOC128711959 gene encoding repressor of RNA polymerase III transcription MAF1 homolog; translated protein: MKLLESTRFEAVNNKLHIQTGDSTIYGRIESYSCKMAGNDKALYKRFTSEQSPTDLQALSPPQTLQDMSPQILRSSLSGDEGVTLCDTISRKTLFYLIATLNAAFEPDYDFSEARSHEFSKEPSLQWVLNSIEGNLGPVAGEQYSKIRHALWTTIEDEISLKDCDIYSYNPDLNSDPFGEPGCLWSFNYFFYNKKLKRIVFFTCRAINSVYVDSGFSSDFAMEDEECY